A stretch of Hirundo rustica isolate bHirRus1 chromosome 22, bHirRus1.pri.v3, whole genome shotgun sequence DNA encodes these proteins:
- the MMEL1 gene encoding membrane metallo-endopeptidase-like 1 isoform X1 yields MENEVGKSVDNQMDKYIVTIMGKSESQMDIVEKSTKSGRKRWSFVAIGLAVLLLLMTCAAVALVILYASSRGSHYGTNSGNICTTPGCVTAAARIIQNMDPTADPCKDFYQYACGGWLNRHVIPETSSRYSIFDILRDELEIILKGVLETSDQGDREAFQKAKILYKSCMNESLIEQRDSLPLLEALRMVGDWPVASADWSKTKEPSWSMEENLSIMNSRFNKRVLIDMFVWNDDRDSSRHIIYIDQPSLGMPSRDYYFNGGNYQRVREAYLQFMITIAKMIREDKNVSRNDSFVQEEMAKVMELETEIANATTPAEERHDVTLLYNKMTLAELQEKFAFNEFNWTLFIQRVMSSVNVQVDPEEEVVVYGMPYLQELKAIISKYSASTIQNYLIWRLVIDRVSSLSRRFKDARASYRKALYGTTLEEARWRECVSYVNNNMENAVGAMYVRETFAGESKRMVRDLIEKIREAFVETLDELQWMDEASKEKAREKAMAIKEQIGYPDYILEDQNEKLDLEYANLNFSEHNYFENILENLQAGAQKSLRKLRERVDQDIWIIGAAVVNAFYSPNRNQIVFPAGILQPPFFSKHQPQALNFGGIGMVIGHEITHGFDDNGRNFDKDGNMLDWWSNFSALHFKEQSLCMVHQYGNYTWELAGGQNVSGISTLGENIADNGGVRQAYKAYLKWLEREGKEPKLPGLNLSHKQLFFLNFAQVWCGSYRPEYASQSIKTDVHSPLKYRVMGSLQNFEAFSEVFHCKKGTAMHPAGKCRVW; encoded by the exons ATGGAGAATGAGGTTGGCAAATCTGTGGACAATCAAATGGACAAATACAT AGTTACAATAATGGGGAAATCAGAAAGTCAAATGGATATCGTGGAAAAATCGACCAAATCCGGGAGGAAGCGCTGGAGCTTTGTGGCCATCGGGCTGGccgtcctgctgctcctcatgaCTTGTGCTGCCGTCGCCCTGGTGATCCTCTATGCCAGCAGCAGAG gctCCCACTATGGCACCAACTCGGGCAACATCTGTACCACCCCTGGGTGTGTGACAGCAG CTGCCAGAATAATCCAGAACATGGACCCCACAGCTGACCCGTGCAAGGATTTCTACCAGTACGCCTGCGGGGGCTGGCTGAACCGGCACGTGATCCCAGAGACCAGCTCCAGATACAGCATCTTTGACATCCTGAGAGACGAGCTGGAGATCATCCTGAAAG GTGTGCTGGAGACTTCAGATCAAGGGGACAGAGAAGCATTTCAGAAAGCTAAAATCCTTTACAAGTCCTGCATGAACGAGA gCCTTATAGAGCAACGAGattccctgcctctgctggagGCCTTGAGGATGGTTGGAGATTGGCCAGTGGCTTCTGCAGACTGGAGTAAGACCAAAG AGCCAAGCTGGAGCATGGAGGAAAACCTTTCCATAATGAACTCCAGGTTTAACAAACGTGTCCTCATTGACATGTTCGTGTGGAATGATGACCGGGATTCCAGCAGACACATCAtttat ATTGACCAGCCAAGTTTGGGAATGCCATCCAGGGACTACTACTTTAATGGGGGCAACTATCAAAGA GTGAGAGAAGCTTATCTGCAGTTCATGATCACCATCGCCAAAATGATCCGGGAAGACAAGAACGTGTCCAGAAACGATTCCTTTGTCCAAGAGGAAATGGCAAAGGTCATGGAGCTTGAAACAGAGATTGCAAAT GCCACGACCCCAGCAGAGGAAAGGCACGATGTGACCTTGTTGTACAACAAAATGACCttagcagagctgcaggaaaagtttGCATTCAAT GAATTTAACTGGACCCTCTTCATCCAGCGTGTCATGTCTTCAGTAAATGTTCAGGTGGACCCAGAGGAAGAGGTGGTTGTGTATGGGATGCCGTACTTGCAAGAGCTGAAAGCAATTATCTCCAAGTACTCAGCCAG CACCATCCAGAACTACCTCATCTGGCGGCTGGTGATCGACCGGGTCAGCAGCTTGAGCCGGCGCTTCAAGGACGCTCGGGCCAGCTACAGGAAG gccctgTACGGGACGACGCTGGAGGAGGCGCGCTGGAGGGAGTGCGTGAGTTACGTCAACAACAACATGGAGAACGCGGTGGGAGCGATGTATGTCCGGGAGACTTTTGCTGGTGAGAGCAAGAGGATG GTCCGAGATTTAATAGAGAAGATCCGTGAAGCGTTCGTGGAGACTTTGGATGAGTTACAGTGGATGGATGAGGCATCCAAGGAGAAAGCTCGTGAGAAG GCAATGGCAATCAAAGAACAAATTGGATACCCAGATTACATTTTGGAAGATCAGAATGAGAAACTGGACCTGGAATATGCCAAT TTAAACTTCAGTGAACACAACTACTTTGAAAACATCCTGGAAAACCTGCAAGCTGGAGCCCAAAAGAGCCTGAGAAAACTTCGAGAGAGAGTTGACCAAGATAT atgGATAATCGGAGCTGCAGTGGTCAACGCATTCTATTCCCCCAACAGGAACCAGATAG TTTTTCCCGCTGGGATTCTCCAGCCCCCCTTCTTCAGCAAGCACCAGCCCCAGGCCCTGAACTTCGGAGGGATTGGGATGGTTATCGGGCATGAGATCACTCACGGCTTCGATGACAACG gtaGGAATTTTGACAAAGATGGGAACATGCTGGACTGGTGGAGCAACTTCTCAGCGCTGCATTTCAAGGAGCAGTCCCTGTGCATGGTGCACCAGTATGGGAACTACACCTGGGAGCTGGCTGGGGGACAGAAC GTCAGTGGCATAAGCACATTAGGAGAAAATATTGCAGATAACGGAGGAGTCCGACAGGCTTATAAG GCCTACTTGAAGTGGCTGGAacgggaagggaaggagccAAAGCTGCCTGGACTGAACCTGTCCCAcaaacagcttttcttcctcAACTTTGCCCAG GTTTGGTGTGGCTCCTACAGACCAGAATATGCCAGTCAGTCCATAAAGACAGATGTTCACAGCCCTCTGAAGTACAG GGTGATGGGCTCGTTGCAGAACTTTGAAGCCTTCTCCGAGGTGTTCCACTGTAAGAAGGGCACGGCCATGCACCCTGCAGGGAAGTGCCGGGTGTGGTAA
- the MMEL1 gene encoding membrane metallo-endopeptidase-like 1 isoform X2, which translates to MRVTIMGKSESQMDIVEKSTKSGRKRWSFVAIGLAVLLLLMTCAAVALVILYASSRGSHYGTNSGNICTTPGCVTAAARIIQNMDPTADPCKDFYQYACGGWLNRHVIPETSSRYSIFDILRDELEIILKGVLETSDQGDREAFQKAKILYKSCMNESLIEQRDSLPLLEALRMVGDWPVASADWSKTKEPSWSMEENLSIMNSRFNKRVLIDMFVWNDDRDSSRHIIYIDQPSLGMPSRDYYFNGGNYQRVREAYLQFMITIAKMIREDKNVSRNDSFVQEEMAKVMELETEIANATTPAEERHDVTLLYNKMTLAELQEKFAFNEFNWTLFIQRVMSSVNVQVDPEEEVVVYGMPYLQELKAIISKYSASTIQNYLIWRLVIDRVSSLSRRFKDARASYRKALYGTTLEEARWRECVSYVNNNMENAVGAMYVRETFAGESKRMVRDLIEKIREAFVETLDELQWMDEASKEKAREKAMAIKEQIGYPDYILEDQNEKLDLEYANLNFSEHNYFENILENLQAGAQKSLRKLRERVDQDIWIIGAAVVNAFYSPNRNQIVFPAGILQPPFFSKHQPQALNFGGIGMVIGHEITHGFDDNGRNFDKDGNMLDWWSNFSALHFKEQSLCMVHQYGNYTWELAGGQNVSGISTLGENIADNGGVRQAYKAYLKWLEREGKEPKLPGLNLSHKQLFFLNFAQVWCGSYRPEYASQSIKTDVHSPLKYRVMGSLQNFEAFSEVFHCKKGTAMHPAGKCRVW; encoded by the exons ATGAG AGTTACAATAATGGGGAAATCAGAAAGTCAAATGGATATCGTGGAAAAATCGACCAAATCCGGGAGGAAGCGCTGGAGCTTTGTGGCCATCGGGCTGGccgtcctgctgctcctcatgaCTTGTGCTGCCGTCGCCCTGGTGATCCTCTATGCCAGCAGCAGAG gctCCCACTATGGCACCAACTCGGGCAACATCTGTACCACCCCTGGGTGTGTGACAGCAG CTGCCAGAATAATCCAGAACATGGACCCCACAGCTGACCCGTGCAAGGATTTCTACCAGTACGCCTGCGGGGGCTGGCTGAACCGGCACGTGATCCCAGAGACCAGCTCCAGATACAGCATCTTTGACATCCTGAGAGACGAGCTGGAGATCATCCTGAAAG GTGTGCTGGAGACTTCAGATCAAGGGGACAGAGAAGCATTTCAGAAAGCTAAAATCCTTTACAAGTCCTGCATGAACGAGA gCCTTATAGAGCAACGAGattccctgcctctgctggagGCCTTGAGGATGGTTGGAGATTGGCCAGTGGCTTCTGCAGACTGGAGTAAGACCAAAG AGCCAAGCTGGAGCATGGAGGAAAACCTTTCCATAATGAACTCCAGGTTTAACAAACGTGTCCTCATTGACATGTTCGTGTGGAATGATGACCGGGATTCCAGCAGACACATCAtttat ATTGACCAGCCAAGTTTGGGAATGCCATCCAGGGACTACTACTTTAATGGGGGCAACTATCAAAGA GTGAGAGAAGCTTATCTGCAGTTCATGATCACCATCGCCAAAATGATCCGGGAAGACAAGAACGTGTCCAGAAACGATTCCTTTGTCCAAGAGGAAATGGCAAAGGTCATGGAGCTTGAAACAGAGATTGCAAAT GCCACGACCCCAGCAGAGGAAAGGCACGATGTGACCTTGTTGTACAACAAAATGACCttagcagagctgcaggaaaagtttGCATTCAAT GAATTTAACTGGACCCTCTTCATCCAGCGTGTCATGTCTTCAGTAAATGTTCAGGTGGACCCAGAGGAAGAGGTGGTTGTGTATGGGATGCCGTACTTGCAAGAGCTGAAAGCAATTATCTCCAAGTACTCAGCCAG CACCATCCAGAACTACCTCATCTGGCGGCTGGTGATCGACCGGGTCAGCAGCTTGAGCCGGCGCTTCAAGGACGCTCGGGCCAGCTACAGGAAG gccctgTACGGGACGACGCTGGAGGAGGCGCGCTGGAGGGAGTGCGTGAGTTACGTCAACAACAACATGGAGAACGCGGTGGGAGCGATGTATGTCCGGGAGACTTTTGCTGGTGAGAGCAAGAGGATG GTCCGAGATTTAATAGAGAAGATCCGTGAAGCGTTCGTGGAGACTTTGGATGAGTTACAGTGGATGGATGAGGCATCCAAGGAGAAAGCTCGTGAGAAG GCAATGGCAATCAAAGAACAAATTGGATACCCAGATTACATTTTGGAAGATCAGAATGAGAAACTGGACCTGGAATATGCCAAT TTAAACTTCAGTGAACACAACTACTTTGAAAACATCCTGGAAAACCTGCAAGCTGGAGCCCAAAAGAGCCTGAGAAAACTTCGAGAGAGAGTTGACCAAGATAT atgGATAATCGGAGCTGCAGTGGTCAACGCATTCTATTCCCCCAACAGGAACCAGATAG TTTTTCCCGCTGGGATTCTCCAGCCCCCCTTCTTCAGCAAGCACCAGCCCCAGGCCCTGAACTTCGGAGGGATTGGGATGGTTATCGGGCATGAGATCACTCACGGCTTCGATGACAACG gtaGGAATTTTGACAAAGATGGGAACATGCTGGACTGGTGGAGCAACTTCTCAGCGCTGCATTTCAAGGAGCAGTCCCTGTGCATGGTGCACCAGTATGGGAACTACACCTGGGAGCTGGCTGGGGGACAGAAC GTCAGTGGCATAAGCACATTAGGAGAAAATATTGCAGATAACGGAGGAGTCCGACAGGCTTATAAG GCCTACTTGAAGTGGCTGGAacgggaagggaaggagccAAAGCTGCCTGGACTGAACCTGTCCCAcaaacagcttttcttcctcAACTTTGCCCAG GTTTGGTGTGGCTCCTACAGACCAGAATATGCCAGTCAGTCCATAAAGACAGATGTTCACAGCCCTCTGAAGTACAG GGTGATGGGCTCGTTGCAGAACTTTGAAGCCTTCTCCGAGGTGTTCCACTGTAAGAAGGGCACGGCCATGCACCCTGCAGGGAAGTGCCGGGTGTGGTAA
- the LOC120762332 gene encoding transcription factor HES-5-like isoform X2 — MAPSTVFLEPDNLLTPKEKNKLRKPVVEKMRRDRINSSIEQLKLLLEKEFQRHQPNSKLEKADILEMTVSYLKQQSQLQMKTGSFHKSSQFDFREGYSRCLQEAFYFLSLHKVRTETQTKLLSHFQKSQSAAPEVSFSAGNAGALKQVSPKDSSPLWRPW; from the exons ATGGCTCCCAGCACCGTTTTCTTGGAGCCCGACAACCTGCTGACaccaaaggagaaaaacaaa CTGAGGAAGCCGGTGGTGGAGAAAATGCGCCGGGACCGGATTAACAGCAGCATCGAGCAGCTGAAACTGCTCCTGGAGAAGGAGTTCCAGCGGCACCAGCCCAACTCCAAGCTGGAGAAAGCCGACATCCTGGAGATGACTGTCAGCTACCTGAAGCAGCAGAGTCAGCTGCAGATGAAGA CAGGGTCCTTCCATAAAAGCTCCCAGTTTGACTTCCGAGAGGGCTATTCCAGGTGTTTGCAAGAAGCTTTCTATTTCCTCTCTCTCCACAAAGTCCGAACTGAAACACAGACCAAACTTTTAAGCCACTTCCAGAAGAGCCAGTCAGCTGCTCCAGAGGTCTCCTTCTCCGCTGGGAATGCCGGTGCCCTGAAACAAGTGTCTCCAAAGGACAGCAGCCCTCTCTGGAGGCCCTGGTAG
- the LOC120762332 gene encoding transcription factor HES-5-like isoform X1, with protein sequence MAPSTVFLEPDNLLTPKEKNKLRKPVVEKMRRDRINSSIEQLKLLLEKEFQRHQPNSKLEKADILEMTVSYLKQQSQLQMKTAGSFHKSSQFDFREGYSRCLQEAFYFLSLHKVRTETQTKLLSHFQKSQSAAPEVSFSAGNAGALKQVSPKDSSPLWRPW encoded by the exons ATGGCTCCCAGCACCGTTTTCTTGGAGCCCGACAACCTGCTGACaccaaaggagaaaaacaaa CTGAGGAAGCCGGTGGTGGAGAAAATGCGCCGGGACCGGATTAACAGCAGCATCGAGCAGCTGAAACTGCTCCTGGAGAAGGAGTTCCAGCGGCACCAGCCCAACTCCAAGCTGGAGAAAGCCGACATCCTGGAGATGACTGTCAGCTACCTGAAGCAGCAGAGTCAGCTGCAGATGAAGA CAGCAGGGTCCTTCCATAAAAGCTCCCAGTTTGACTTCCGAGAGGGCTATTCCAGGTGTTTGCAAGAAGCTTTCTATTTCCTCTCTCTCCACAAAGTCCGAACTGAAACACAGACCAAACTTTTAAGCCACTTCCAGAAGAGCCAGTCAGCTGCTCCAGAGGTCTCCTTCTCCGCTGGGAATGCCGGTGCCCTGAAACAAGTGTCTCCAAAGGACAGCAGCCCTCTCTGGAGGCCCTGGTAG